TTGCCTCGCGAACCACGGGCGCGGTGAGCTGTTCGACGCTCTCGTCGTAGAGGTAGCCCGACCCGCCGCAGTGCTCGCAGGGTTCGGTGCCGCCGTCGGCGGCCATCTGGGTGCCGCCCCCGCCGCACTCCCGACAGGGCCACTCGGTCTGGGGGATGTCCCGTTCGAGCTTGCGGTACCGGCCGTAGACGAACGCCGGGTTGACCTGGACGTCCACGCCGCCCGCGTCGAGCCCGCGTTCGAGGTTCACGAGCGCGAGCACGTCGGGGCGCTCGAAATCGACCTCCGTGCCGGTGCGCGCGCCGACACGCTTGCCGACCTCGCGGTTGAGTTCGGATTTGAACAGTTCGCCTGCGTCCTCGGCGAGCCCGCTGTCCTCGCGGAGGAGGCGGTCGTTCTCTTCGAGCAGCGGCGGGACGCGGGTCCCGACCTGGTAGGTCGAGAACTCGACCCCGCCGAGCGCCTCGCAGACCTCGTCGGCCCAGGCGTCGAAGCGCTCGCACTCACCCTCACAGACCCAGCAGTCCTCGACCGGTTCGGAGGGCTCGTCGTCGTCGAGGTGGACCGCGACCCGGAGGGCGCGACCACGTTCGTCGTTGGTGAGTCCGAAGCTCCGGTCGGCGAAGACGCGACCGAGACACGCGTTACAGACCGGGCCGTTCGCGATGACGGCCCGCGCGTCGTCGAGGATTGACATGGTCCGAGAAGAGGGTGCACGCGTGTTTCGCTTTCGGATCCCGACGTCCGGCCGATCCTGAACTCACAGGTCGCTTCGGAGGGAGCGGACCGGCTCAGGAGACCATCGTCTCGGCCATTCGTCGGCAGAGCCGGATGCTGTCGTAGCCCGAGAACGCCTCGAAGACGACCACACAGACGGTGTAGACGCCGACACCGACGAGCACCAGCAGGCAGAACTCGAGCACGCCCGTGGCGATGCCGGCGGTGTGAACCCCGACCACCGCGAGCCCCATCACCGCGCTCGCGACCGCGGGATAGGCGATGAGCCCGAGGAGCTTGGCGTAGCTTCCGTCGACGATGCGCACCGCGAGGTACGTCGAGACGGGTTCGGAGAAGAATAGAGAATTGCCGACGATCACGAGCGCCGTGCCGACCGCGCCGTACCGCGCGGTGGCGGGGTAGATCAGGAGGGCAATGATCACCAGCTTGCCGAACTGGATCTTAGTGGCGATCTCGGGGCGACCGATGGCCTGAAACAGCGGTCCCGTGGTGGCCCCGAGCGAGCGAAGCAGGCCCCAGGCCGCGAGGAGCTGGATCAGCGGAACCATCGGGCCCCACTCCTCGGTGAGGAAGGTGTTCACGAAGGTGGGGGCGACCGCGGCGATGCCGACCGCGACCGGGAACGAGACGAAGGTGGTGAGCTGCACGGTCTTGAAGAAGCCGTCGCGGAGCTGGCGCTCGTCGTTCTGCATCTTCGCGTAGGTCGGAAAGACCACCGAGGAGATGGTCTGGGTCACCTCGGTCGCGGGCGCGTTCGAGA
This is a stretch of genomic DNA from Halococcus salsus. It encodes these proteins:
- a CDS encoding tRNA pseudouridine(54/55) synthase Pus10, translating into MSILDDARAVIANGPVCNACLGRVFADRSFGLTNDERGRALRVAVHLDDDEPSEPVEDCWVCEGECERFDAWADEVCEALGGVEFSTYQVGTRVPPLLEENDRLLREDSGLAEDAGELFKSELNREVGKRVGARTGTEVDFERPDVLALVNLERGLDAGGVDVQVNPAFVYGRYRKLERDIPQTEWPCRECGGGGTQMAADGGTEPCEHCGGSGYLYDESVEQLTAPVVREAMVGDESLFHGAGREDVDAVMLGTGRPFVIEVKHPQRRAVDTDRLETEINEFADGKAEVLGLRRATHEMVERVKELDANKTYSMTVEFADPVDEEALEDALSELQGTTVEQYTPQRVDHRRAALTREREVYETEGTLDDPRHATVEVKGAGGLYVKELVSGDDGRTEPSLAGLLGVESEVTALDVVAVEGEEEAFDDPDYLIDEPAE